Proteins encoded by one window of Natronomonas salsuginis:
- a CDS encoding DUF309 domain-containing protein, producing MDRLRIGVALYNSGRYLAAHEPLEALWLGSPAGQRDDCIQGVLQASVAVYKSQEGNDSGAAGLAKSAIGYLNVCEEIAVDDLLAWLGRLAADPGLGRRERPPELRVECEAIDLDDLPPEDAIAAVEAVAETEGDELLETAAAYADADVRDGKETSPFVALAVAYINTPRPIVRQRLREHVDRRRTRESDVEGLF from the coding sequence ATGGATCGCCTGCGGATCGGCGTCGCCCTTTATAACAGTGGCCGCTACCTCGCCGCGCACGAACCGCTCGAAGCCCTGTGGCTCGGTTCGCCGGCAGGGCAGCGAGACGACTGTATCCAGGGCGTCCTCCAGGCGAGCGTCGCAGTTTATAAATCGCAGGAGGGGAACGATTCAGGGGCCGCCGGGCTCGCGAAAAGCGCGATCGGGTACTTAAACGTCTGCGAGGAGATCGCCGTCGACGACCTCCTCGCGTGGCTCGGCCGACTCGCCGCCGATCCCGGTCTCGGCCGCCGCGAGCGCCCGCCAGAACTCCGGGTCGAATGCGAGGCGATCGACCTCGACGACCTCCCGCCAGAGGACGCGATCGCGGCGGTCGAGGCGGTCGCCGAGACGGAGGGCGACGAGCTGCTCGAAACGGCCGCAGCGTACGCCGATGCGGATGTACGAGACGGAAAAGAGACGAGCCCCTTCGTCGCGCTGGCGGTGGCGTATATAAACACTCCCCGACCGATCGTCCGACAGCGCCTGCGGGAACACGTCGATCGCCGACGGACGCGCGAATCCGACGTCGAGGGGCTTTTTTGA